The region GACCGCTGGGGAAGCCGTACGCCGTGCCAACGGGGCGCGGGCGGGCGATCAGCGCCTTCCATGCGTTCTCGATCATGGGCGCCGCCGCAAGGGCGAGGCACCACAGCCACCAGCGCCGGCGCGCGTGGCGCGACACCACGAAGAGGAGCGCGGTGGCGGGAAGCAGCACCATCCACGTGCCCCCCACGTTCATCACGTGGGCCAGGGCGAGGACCGCGGGGGTCGTCCACGCCTTCACGAGGACGCGCGCGGCGGGATCGCCGAGCAGGGGGCCGTGCGTGGCCGCCACGCTGAGCAGCAGGAAGAGCACGGCGGAGCTGAGGGCCACCGCCCGCCAGCGGGCGACGCGGCTCGCGCTCATGGGCGGCGCCGATGAGCGGGAATGGAGAGGGACACGCGGCGTGGATCGGCGGCGGACGGCATGATCGAAACCGATTGCAGTGTATTCGTCGTCGCGCGGGGGTGTCAACTTCGCACCCGCACGCGGCGCAGGATCGCCTCGGCGAATACGTCCGCCGCTTCGGGCGCCAGATTGAAGAAGAGCCCGGGCTCGTGCGCTTCCACCTCCATGATCGTGAACCCGGAGGCGGTCTCCACCCCGTCGATCCGGACGTAGAGCGGCGCCTCCGGCAGCGCGGCGAGCGCGCGGCGGGCCGCCTCGACGGTGGCCGCGGCGGGCTCGGCCCGCGCCGAGCGGCCGCCGAAGCTAGGCTGCACGCGGAAGTCGCCGTCCCCGGGATGCTTGAGCACCGCGTGAGTGAGCCCGCCGTCGATGAAGATCAGGGACCACTCGCCGCGGCTCCGGATTTCCTCGACGAAGGGCTGCAGCATCACCGGCCGGCGGATGCGACCCTCGCCGATCGCCCGCGCCACCGCGGCCGCCTCGGCCGCGGGCACGAGGGTCGTATCGTGGGCGGAGGCGGACAGCACGGGCTTCACCACCGCGAGCTCCCAGCGTCGCTCCGCCATGATCGCGGGCAGGCGCGCCGCCTCGTCGCCGAGGATCAGCGTGGGGACGACCGGCAGCCCCGCGCCCTCGAGGTCGAGCAGATACGCCTTGGAAAGATTCCACTGGATGAGCGCCGGCGTGTTCCAGAGGGCCACGCCCGCCTCCTCCCACCGCGCGAGCCAGGCGAGATAGGCGTCCGGCGCGTGATGGTAGTCCCAGCTCGAGCGCAGCACCACCGCGTCGAAGGGGTCGAACCGCGCGCCTTCCAGGTTCCACGGAAGCCCCGTGACACGGGCGCCCCGCGCCTCGAGCGCGCGCGCCACGAAGGCGTCGCTCAGCGAGACGTCGGGCCAGGCGAGGCAGGTGACGAAGCAGATGCGCGGCGCGGCGCGGCCCATGCTACCGACAGCCGAGCCCGGCGCGGAGGCTCTCGAGGTTCGCACGCATGAGGGCGAGATAGTCCTTGCCCGCGGCCGCCTCCTCGGCGGTGAGGCCCTCGACGGGGTTCAGCACCAGGGTGCGTGCGCCGACCTCGCGCGCCAGCGTCTCGGCGAGCTTCGGGCTCGCCAGGGGCTCGTAGAAGACGGCCTGCACGCCGGACGCGCGCGCGAAGCGCACCAGGCGCGCGAGGTCCGCGGGGCTGGGCTCGACGGAGAAGGCTACGCCAACCACCGGCACCTGTTCGAGCCCGTAACGTCGCGTGAGGTAGCCGAAGGCCGCGTGCGAGGTGACCACCTCGCGCCGCGCGCACGACGCGAGGCCCGACGTGAACGCGTCGCCGAGCGCGCCCAGGGCAGCCTTGTAGCGGTCGGCGCGCTCGCGGTAGCCCGCTTCGCCCGCCGGATCCACGCGGGCGAGCCCCGCGGCGATCGCGTCCACCTGACGCTGGGCCAGCACGGGATCCAGCCACACGTGCGGATCCTTGGCCGGCACGAGCGCTCGACCGTCCTCGCGGCCGCCCGCGCCGCGCGCGTCGAGGAGGGGTAGCCCCGCGGTGGTGTCGATGGCCAGCGGGCCCGGCGGCTTGATCTCGCGGAGCATGCGGTCCACCGCGGGCTCGAAGCCGGCGCCGTTGTAGACGAGGAGCGTGGCCTTGCCCACGTCGGCCACGTCCCGCGGCGAGGGCTCCCAGTCATGGGGCTCGACGCCCGTCGGCACCAGCGAGGTCACCTCGGCGCGGTCGCCGGCGACCTGCCGCGCGAAATCGTAGAGCGGGAAGAAAGTCGCGACAACCTTGGGGCGCGCCGGTGCGGCCGGGTTGGAGGGCGCCGGGCCGGCGTCGCAGCCGCCGGCCACGAGGGCGGCGACGAGCAGCGCCGCCCGTCCGCGCGCGCTCACGAGCGGCGGTCGACCCGGCCGCCGCGCGAGTCGGCGCGGAGGGCGGCGGGCTCGAGCGCGGTCGGCCCGAGCACGCGGGCACGCCGGCCCGCCACGCGCGCGTAGCCGCCCAGGGCGGCAAGGCTCACCCCGAAGGCGCAGACCACCGTCGCGCCGGTGGGGAGGTCCAGGACGGCCGACCCCACCATCGCGATCACGCTCACCGCCGTGCCGAAGACCCAGCCGATGGCCAGGCGAGCGGCCAGGCTCCCGCCAAGGATGATGCCAGCGAGAGCGGGCACGATGAGGTAGCTGAAGACGAGCAGGACGCCTCCGATACGTACCGAGCTGGTGACCACGATGCCGAACGAGGCGTAGAACAGGAAATCCCACATCCGGACCGAGCGGCCCTCGCGGAACGCTCTCTCCGGGTCGGTCGAGA is a window of Candidatus Methylomirabilota bacterium DNA encoding:
- a CDS encoding metal ABC transporter substrate-binding protein, giving the protein MSARGRAALLVAALVAGGCDAGPAPSNPAAPARPKVVATFFPLYDFARQVAGDRAEVTSLVPTGVEPHDWEPSPRDVADVGKATLLVYNGAGFEPAVDRMLREIKPPGPLAIDTTAGLPLLDARGAGGREDGRALVPAKDPHVWLDPVLAQRQVDAIAAGLARVDPAGEAGYRERADRYKAALGALGDAFTSGLASCARREVVTSHAAFGYLTRRYGLEQVPVVGVAFSVEPSPADLARLVRFARASGVQAVFYEPLASPKLAETLAREVGARTLVLNPVEGLTAEEAAAGKDYLALMRANLESLRAGLGCR
- a CDS encoding phosphatase PAP2 family protein yields the protein MSASRVARWRAVALSSAVLFLLLSVAATHGPLLGDPAARVLVKAWTTPAVLALAHVMNVGGTWMVLLPATALLFVVSRHARRRWWLWCLALAAAPMIENAWKALIARPRPVGTAYGFPSGHATAAAVFVVVALYLCMRAQVGTGRRVVLAALVVLGLGVGVGGARLALDAHWASDVLGGWLLGAMCGGGAAWWDAARDSAPTSAPAAAAPLTRRTAD